The following is a genomic window from Homalodisca vitripennis isolate AUS2020 chromosome 5, UT_GWSS_2.1, whole genome shotgun sequence.
GGTCATATTGTTATCCAGAGTACATTGTTATGGTATTTGATGAATAAGTgtcgtatatattaaatattgaatatcaaTTGTAACTGCATCAAATATTATCAGTTCCGTAACtaagttatttttactaaagcatttacaagtttaaataatttttaagctttAAGGCTTAGTTTTGTCGTTACTTCATCCCTAAAAGGGTAGTGTTAATCAATTTCcataactataaaatacaacgACCAGCAGTACTTGGAATTTAAGGTTCTCTTATTCTTAAAGTAATCATAAAGGTGATTAGAAATctgaaattgattaatttttagcATCACTTATACTGCTCATGGAAAAATGTCTGTCTCTATGAATCTAGGGTCTTTCAATACGTTCAGTGTTAGTTCCTATTTAAGTCTTAAACCAACAAAAACTTCAATGTTTTCGTTCTTAggtatgattatttatatttgaaaatgtgtacAGTGGTCACATTTCttcaattgtataaattttatttagaagggAAAGATTAGAAAGTACTTAAATTGATCTTAGCTGTACATATAAACTAGCAATTGTGAAGGGGATATTTACTTTGccattttaatattgattgttattttacttttattcttagaaGGAAGTATCAGAGCTCACTTTCTGTGCCTCAGTTTATAGAATTGGaagagttatctcttgtgtaacgaATACAATCAAAGGATACAGGAACCACTATTGTATGATATGGTGCTTTGAGATAAAGTGTTATTGAGAGATGAAATAAGGTCAAGCgtttatgtttttagtttatcaTTTCATTATCACCTACAAACAACCACAGACACTACTAACTAATATTATACGATTGGTCTCTATACtgtataagataatattttacaacatatgttTTCAAGACCTTgttctttgtttatatattagaTCATCTAAAATAAATGCAAACTAATATACTGCATTGACAAATCATTATAGGTAACTGATACTTAAtgctaaaactaaataattagttttatgtaCATAGGTCAAGTATATTGCGcgtgaaataatttgttatatcttCTTAAGTTGAGAATACTCATCATAATGGTGATACGCATCTGCAATGCTATCTAAATATCTTTAAGTCCAGATCACATTGTGTGCATTATTATTGgcatttaaaaccataaatcaatTGTTCTAACTTAGgcaattttaaaatggtatagtAAATATTTCTGCCAACATTTAGCAATCAATCGTAGACAAACAACAAAAAGAAACATATTAGAGAGCGtcagttatgtttttatgttGTCTAAACCCCATTTAAAGTTGTACATAATCGTATTTGCTTCGGGGAATCCAACCAActgctattttaatattttctctattaTCTGAAACAACACATTAAACAAAGAGATTGGTCTAAAATACGCTAATACCTTTGTAAAGTGAAAATACTTCGGCAATATTCATATTATCAGGAAAATTCCGAATATGAGGCTAAGgttaaataaaaatgagtaaaGGTTTGGAAACGGAGAAAACGTTTTCTTTAAGAACTTCAGCTTTGACATTATTACACCCTAGTGCTGAACCTCCACGTAAAACGAAATTTTCCGTGACACGTCATTCTCAGTTACCCTAAGAAAAACTGTCTGCAGCTAGTCAGACGTCCATGTCATCTACCATTGGAATAATATTACAAACCAGAACATGAAGGAAGTAAAAGGATGTCTTTCATTGATTTAATGGATTCTAAAGTTGTTTTACATAACTTATCATTTTGATCAATTACGTCAATGTATATTGAAAGGCTTAAAGCGTTCTGTcgaaacattttaacataaacagTTGTTGTTGTAGATGGAGGTTATATTGGTTACTTTCAAcgtaattacaataaaacacaaaaccaatatttaatacttttatttttgtgaggcctttcgataacaaggcctcacaaaaataaaagtattaaatattggttttatgtttcaatgtaattaaataaacagttgtatttatttagGAAACAACGATAACAGATTACATTCAgctaaacaattaaattttcagttaatGCAATGAACGATGAACACAAGATCTATCTACTCAAAGGCCTATAATGTTCCGTGTAAATAAGCAGTAAAATATCCTACGGAATTATAATTAGAATAGATTTCTTAGAACCAATTGCCATGTAAATAATTAGAATAGATTTCTTAGAACCAATTGCCATGTAAACCATTACGTTAGTGtgctttgttattttaatttcattactacAATATAGACACGCATTTGTAATGACCATTTCTAATTAAGACATAGCTACAGGTCATATTTTAGCAAGCTGGCGTTATAGCCATGTATGTAAGAAGTTTTGCTTTGTAACAGTTGTTTTCCTCGTATTGTTTTTGTTATCTTTTCcctggataaaaaaaaaactgataattctaaaaaccaaaacattaaattcacgtattaaaaaaatcaaatatttatcgAATTTATAACAGATTCAACTGACACAAAAGTGCAATAAACAATATTGGTCAACAAGTCTCACCTATTGTTTACACCCAACCAGtgggttaatttcagtgggaacgcaagtgAACGGCgtcccttacctcccaagagtgtcCCGGAACGCAAGGAACgctttaaaactacgagtacaagtgtttaggttaaaaaaaattgtaggtaggatctaTATTATGACTATGCTTTTgcttgcgagtgactcgtaagcagatagtaagagCGGCCCGTACAAGCAGTCGTGAGCTGTGCTAGTGAGTGTGATCTTGCACGGAATCAAGGCAGAGGAAGTTGACGAGGCGAGTCCATACCTAGTTTTATCGCATGCGCAGCTGCGCCTCTCAATACAAAGCCAATACCCACCCCACacccttcctttccccctccattccttcaccgacGCCACCGCCCCCGAGATCAACAAAGTGTGTTGACTAAGTTGACTTTGACCTTGGTTGtgttcgcgtttaagttacactGTGCtgtcgcatcccatcacgcttaagttcgtttttgaggtgcaggtcgttgattgtgttcgtgttttaTGCTTATTCATGCTGGGTGCAAGTCTAAAtatttcctaattgactatgactaccaaaatagaaaaattgttgatttcctttaattaaacctaaccctaagaaacaaaaggTTATGCCAATAATGAGAAcagcagttcggaagcattgactacaacttcaatatgttgatcaagataaaaaagaagcgCAATCGGATCAAAGAGGATAATTGCGATAACCATATCCTCATCGACTTCCTGGGCTCTGTCAGTCAAAATAGTATCCCAGTTGGTGGTTTCGGGATCTGATGCAGAACGAAGCTAagtttagtaatgaaaataatgatttttgtttataGGGGTGAACAGAGACAGCGGAGGGATCAAAGAAGAGTTAGAAACTGCATAAGAAACCAGAGGTACGGTAAATACAGAACCGCGCAAGAAAAACAGCACCAAGTGCTCAGAGCACACAACAAAGCCACCCGAATCGTTCTTCCCCCTCTGCCCGTCCCCCCTCGGTCGCTTGCAGTCCCCTTGTCCGCCCGCCCCCTACCCAACCACCCCCCACGAACGGCTACCCCGCACATCTAGGACCCACTAGCCCACCACCTCATAACCCTCCCCCCCTTCCACCCCCTTTCTCCCTACTATCACCCCTACCCCCAGCCCCCCCCCCTTCATCTCCCAGCTCCTACCCCCCTTGGTCTCCCGCTTCACCTGTCCCTTTCCCCTCGTTCAGCACCTCCCCTTCTCATCTCTTCCTCCCGTCGACTACCTTCGTACTTCGCTCATGTACCCTCCACTGACACCCCCCTTCTCCCAAATTCCCCCCCTCGACTTCTCCCCCCTCGACCCCCTACGCTACCCCCCCCGTGGTCTAACCCCTGTGCCCCCCTTCCCCCGTTTCACCCCCCACCCGGGTCCAACCCCCCTCCACCCCCCTCCTTGATAAGCCTCTGACACCCCACCGCTCCGAACTGTTCTGTAGTCCCACGTCTACCCGCCCCTTGCGCACCCCGACGCGCCCCTGAGCCCCCGCGTCCCACCGTATACCACCCCCCGTACCCCCCCCCCCGTCCCTCTACACCTAAATGATTGTACATAACTAacaaatatgtaagaaaaaaCAGCTAAAAAGACCAATGAAACATTGTGACCAGAGAACTAGGTGTATTGCGAACGTTTAGCCgaagtgtgagtactctaggtgcagagaaaacgaagtgCCAAAAGATAAGCGAAGAGTGGGATTTAGGAACAGATACCGCTAtataggaaacaataaaaaagaccagcaatcctcatcttaggaaaaagaatatatttaacacCATGGGTTTCACGTCGCTCATTCAgaagctgaaaaaatactcattgaagctaagaaagatacaatgaaaaaagctgttgcatCTATGCGATAAAGAGCAGCAATATTTGACACTGAGGCGCATTTTTCCTCAACGGcatataagcaagctaaactaaataggccatttattgagtttgaaacttgaaattgatcttcaaataatgaatggctatAGATATTGGgagcgaatcctacattcaaatttgcttgctccaatataatttcATCATAATTCTGATGAAATGAAAATCAAcattgataaatggcctaatcaagccCAGACTCAAATTTTCCCTGCTATTGGATGAAGCACACTTCAGTTTCAACAAACAAAAAGCTTTGGTGGTTTATGACCAGAACTGTTTCTAAAtgaagggaatgcaaaaccctatgacagtggttcttaacacttttttgagctaaatagcacaacaacatctggtaatttacaagaacttttaaaataca
Proteins encoded in this region:
- the LOC124363629 gene encoding vegetative cell wall protein gp1-like, yielding MATNKVDELTLMCEELNQDFGNASERRPLPPKSVPERKERFKTTMSVILHGIKAEEVDEASPYLVLSHAQLRLSIQSQYPPHTLPFPLHSFTDATAPEINKNRARKTAPSAQSTQQSHPNRSSPSARPPSVACSPLVRPPPTQPPPTNGYPAHLGPTSPPPHNPPPLPPPFSLLSPLPPAPPPSSPSSYPPWSPASPVPFPSFSTSPSHLFLPSTTFVLRSCTLH